A single window of Eucalyptus grandis isolate ANBG69807.140 chromosome 1, ASM1654582v1, whole genome shotgun sequence DNA harbors:
- the LOC104436100 gene encoding bHLH transcription factor RHL1, with amino-acid sequence MQPPPPSSREMIQGLNSLLGSSQISLHDLHAAAGDDFFDQVMLSSSLPPWPDLAPANADDHHPIDLTADAEAAAAHKHGAPGLGFPRFDEPAAAILASRLRHQQIGNGGSKAAMMMHQQHQMLLAPHDVVDGSGQGGGGHGGGSVQSLYNGFAGPLHASSGQAPNPAQLFHPPQSFLSVRPLQPSRREATQAPPNFTAQAAAGAAASASTGGGGAAPAQPKQQRVRARRGQATDPHSIAERLRRERIAERMRSLQELVPNGNKTDKASMLDEIIDYVKFLQLQVKVLSMSRLGNSYGGFLGGGGDSIQAGANGGALGRNGSSGGNQGAPAGEGVTAAEHQVARLMEEDMGSAMQYLQGKGLCLMPISLATTISTANTSHRTRNHPAAAGANSRAQNTALRPGGEGPTSPSASVLTVQSTATLGNGPGLDGGPPARTTPPSPSRDDPGTGTRGENRGEGSLDGGDVPSLSELEVPMRHRGDGDVLGGWGGES; translated from the exons ATGCAGCCTCCTCCGCCGTCCTCCAGGGAGATGATTCAGGGCCTCAACTCCCTCCTCGGCTCCTCCCAAATCTCCCTCCACGACCTCCacgccgccgccggcgacgaCTTCTTCGACCAGGTGAtgctctcctcctccctccccccGTGGCCCGACCTCGCCCCCGCGAATGCCGACGACCACCACCCCATCGACCTGACCGCCGacgcggaggcggcggcggcccaCAAGCACGGGGCCCCCGGCCTCGGGTTCCCCCGCTTCGACgagccggcggcggcgatcCTGGCCTCCAGGCTGAGGCACCAACAGATCGGCAATGGCGGGTCGAAGGCGGCGATGATGATGCACCAGCAGCACCAGATGTTGCTGGCTCCCCACGACGTCGTCGACGGTTCGGGTCAG GGTGGAGGAGGGCACGGCGGTGGCTCCGTACAGTCTCTGTACAACGGATTCGCCGGGCCGCTGCACGCGTCGTCGGGCCAGGCTCCGAACCCGGCTCAGCTCTTTCACCCTCCTCAg tctttTCTCTCCGTTCGTCCTCTGCAACCGTCTCGCAGGGAGGCGACACAGGCCCCGCCGAATTTCACCGCtcaggcggcggcgggggcggcggcgagcgcgtcgacgggcggcggcggcgcggcccCGGCCCAGCCGAAGCAGCAGAGGGTGAGGGCTAGGAGGGGCCAGGCTACGGATCCCCACAGTATCGCCGAAAGA CTACGCAGAGAGCGAATCGCGGAGAGAATGAGATCTCTCCAGGAGCTGGTCCCCAACGGCAACAAG ACGGACAAGGCCTCGATGCTGGATGAGATCATAGACTACGTGAAGTTCTTGCAGCTCCAAGTCaag GTGCTGAGCATGAGTCGGCTGGGG AATTCGTACGGTGGTTTCCTAGGGGGAGGCGGCGACAGCATCCAAGCGGGCGCGAACGGCGGGGCCCTGGGGCGGAACGGCAGTAGCGGCGGCAACCAGGGggcgccggccggcgagggcgtgACGGCGGCGGAGCACCAGGTGGCCAGGCTCATGGAGGAGGACATGGGGTCGGCCATGCAGTACCTGCAAGGCAAGGGGCTCTGCCTCATGCCCATATCCCTCGCCACCACCATATCCACCGCCAACACGTCTCACCGGACGAGGAACCACCCCGCGGCCGCCGGCGCCAACTCCCGCGCCCAAAACACGGCCCTCAGGCCCGGCGGCGAGGGGCCCACATCTCCCAGCGCGTCGGTCCTGACCGTCCAGTCGACGGCGACCCTCGGCAATGGCCCCGGCCTCGACGGGGGTCCTCCGGCAAGGACAACGCCTCCGTCTCCAAGCCGTGACGACCCCGGCACCGGAACACGGGGCGAAAACCGGGGAGAAGGGTCGCTTGACGGCGGTGACGTCCCGAGCCTATCGGAACTCGAAGTGCCGATGCGACAtcgcggcgacggcgacgtTTTGGGTGGGTGGGGTGGGGAAAGCTGA
- the LOC104436101 gene encoding 40S ribosomal protein S12 → MSGEEAVPVAETPAPAPAPGEPMDLMTALQIVLRKSLAHGGLVRGLHEGAKAVEKHAALLCVLAEDCNQPDYIKLVKALCNEHNVSLINVPSAKSLGEWAGLCKIDSEGKARKVVGCSCVVLKDFGEETEARHVVLEYVKSH, encoded by the exons ATGTCGGG AGAAGAAGCTGTGCCTGTTGCTGAGACCCCTGCACCTGCTCCTGCTCCTGGTGAGCCCATGGACCTCATGACCGCTTTACAAATTGTCCTGAGGAAGTCATTGGCCCACGGTGGGCTTGTACGTGGTCTCCATGAAGGCGCCAAGGCAGTTGAAAAGCATGCCGCATTGCTCTGCGTATTAGCAGAGGACTGCAATCAGCCTGATTATATTAAACTTGTAAAGGCACTTTGCAACGAGCACAATGTCAGTTTGATCAATGTGCCCAGTGCTAAATCTCTTGGCGAGTGGGCTGGG TTATGCAAGATTGATTCtgaaggaaaggcaaggaaggtCGTCGGTTGCTCCTGCGTTGTTCTAAAG GATTTTGGAGAAGAGACCGAGGCTCGCCATGTCGTTTTGGAGTATGTGAAGTCACACTGA